The Streptococcus toyakuensis genome has a window encoding:
- the atpF gene encoding F0F1 ATP synthase subunit B, producing MNVTVGELLGDFILIAGSFILLLVLVKKYAWSNLASIFEQRAEKIAADIDGAEQARQKAEVLAQKREDELAGSRKEAKTIIENAKETAEKSKANILADAKLEAGRLKEKANQEIAQNKAEALQSVKGEVADLTISLAGKIISQNLDGHAHKELIDQYIDQLGEA from the coding sequence ATGAATGTAACAGTAGGTGAATTACTTGGTGATTTTATACTAATCGCTGGTTCCTTTATTCTCTTGCTAGTCTTGGTTAAGAAATACGCTTGGTCAAATTTGGCTAGCATTTTCGAACAAAGAGCAGAAAAAATTGCAGCAGATATTGACGGAGCTGAACAAGCACGTCAAAAAGCAGAAGTATTGGCTCAAAAACGCGAAGATGAATTGGCTGGTAGCCGTAAAGAAGCTAAGACAATCATTGAGAATGCGAAAGAAACAGCTGAGAAAAGTAAAGCTAATATTTTAGCAGATGCTAAGCTAGAAGCAGGACGCTTGAAAGAAAAAGCGAACCAAGAAATTGCTCAAAATAAAGCTGAAGCTTTACAAAGCGTTAAGGGTGAGGTAGCAGATTTGACAATCAGCTTGGCTGGTAAAATCATCTCACAAAACCTTGACGGTCATGCCCATAAAGAACTCATTGATCAGTATATCGATCAGTTAGGAGAAGCTTAA
- a CDS encoding peptidase U32 family protein, which produces MTKTLKRPEVLSPAGTLEKLKVAVQYGADAVFIGGQAYGLRSRAGNFTFEQMEEGVQFAAKYGAKVYVAANMVMHEGNEAGAGEWFRKLRDIGIAAVIVSDPALIMIAATEAPGLEIHLSTQASATNYETLEFWKELGLTRVVLAREVSMEELAEIRKRTDVEIEAFVHGAMCISYSGRCTLSNHMSMRDANRGGCSQSCRWKYDLYDMPFGQERKSLKGEIPEEFSMSAVDMSMIDHIPDMIENGVDSLKIEGRMKSIHYVSTVTNCYKAAVDAYLESPEKFEAIKQDLIDEMWKVAQRELATGFYYGTPSENEQLFGARRKIPEYKFVAEVVSYDDATQTATIRQRNVINEGDQVEFYGPGFRHFETYIEDLHDAKGNKIDRAPNPMELLTIKVPQPVQAGDMVRALKEGLINLYKEDGTSVTVRA; this is translated from the coding sequence ATGACAAAAACATTAAAACGTCCAGAGGTTTTATCACCTGCAGGGACTTTAGAGAAGCTAAAGGTAGCTGTTCAATATGGAGCAGATGCTGTCTTTATCGGTGGTCAGGCCTATGGCCTTCGTAGCCGTGCCGGAAACTTTACTTTCGAACAGATGGAAGAAGGTGTCCAGTTTGCGGCCAAGTATGGTGCTAAGGTTTATGTGGCTGCCAATATGGTTATGCACGAAGGAAATGAGGCTGGTGCTGGTGAGTGGTTCCGTAAACTACGTGATATCGGAATCGCGGCAGTTATCGTGTCTGACCCAGCCTTGATTATGATTGCAGCGACTGAAGCACCAGGTCTTGAAATCCACCTCTCTACCCAAGCAAGTGCCACTAACTATGAAACCCTTGAGTTCTGGAAAGAACTGGGCTTAACTCGTGTCGTTTTGGCGCGTGAGGTTTCGATGGAAGAATTAGCTGAAATTCGCAAACGTACAGATGTTGAGATTGAAGCCTTTGTCCACGGAGCCATGTGTATTTCTTACTCTGGTCGTTGTACTCTTTCAAACCATATGAGTATGCGTGATGCCAACCGTGGTGGTTGTTCACAGTCTTGTCGCTGGAAATACGATCTTTACGACATGCCATTTGGTCAAGAACGTAAGAGCCTTAAAGGTGAAATTCCAGAAGAATTTTCGATGTCTGCCGTTGATATGTCTATGATTGACCATATCCCAGATATGATTGAAAACGGTGTGGACAGTCTAAAAATCGAAGGACGTATGAAGTCTATTCACTATGTTTCAACTGTAACCAACTGCTACAAGGCGGCTGTTGATGCTTATCTAGAGAGTCCAGAGAAGTTTGAAGCTATCAAGCAAGACTTGATTGATGAGATGTGGAAGGTTGCCCAACGTGAATTAGCAACAGGTTTCTACTATGGTACACCATCTGAAAATGAGCAGTTGTTTGGTGCTCGTCGTAAAATTCCTGAGTATAAGTTTGTCGCTGAAGTGGTTTCTTACGATGATGCGACACAAACAGCAACCATTCGCCAACGGAACGTCATTAACGAAGGGGACCAAGTTGAGTTTTATGGCCCAGGTTTCCGTCATTTTGAGACTTATATCGAAGATTTGCATGATGCTAAAGGAAATAAGATCGATCGCGCTCCAAATCCAATGGAACTATTGACTATCAAGGTTCCACAACCTGTTCAAGCTGGAGATATGGTTCGAGCTCTCAAGGAAGGGCTCATCAATCTTTATAAGGAAGATGGAACCAGCGTCACAGTTCGTGCTTAA
- a CDS encoding serine hydrolase domain-containing protein gives MKWTKIIKKIEEQIEAGIYPGASFAYFKDNQWTEIYVGHSDPEHGLDTEAGLVYDLASVSKVVGVGTVFTFLWEKGQLDIDRPVTDFLPESDYPDITIRQLLTHATDLDPFIPNRDLLTAPELKEAMFHLKRRSQPAFLYSDVHFLLLGFILERIFNQDLDVILQEQVWKPWGMADTQFGPVELAVPTVRGVEAGVVHDPKARLLGRHAGSAGLFSTVKDLQIFLEHYLSDDFARDLSQNFSPLDDKERSLAWNLEGDWLDHTGYTGTFIMWNRQKQEAAIFLSNRTYEKDERAQWIVDRNQVMDLIRKEE, from the coding sequence ATGAAGTGGACCAAGATTATTAAAAAAATAGAAGAACAAATCGAGGCAGGGATTTATCCCGGAGCCTCTTTTGCGTATTTTAAGGACAATCAATGGACGGAGATCTATGTAGGACATAGTGACCCAGAACATGGCTTGGATACTGAGGCAGGACTAGTTTACGACCTAGCCAGTGTTAGCAAGGTTGTTGGAGTTGGCACTGTTTTTACCTTCTTGTGGGAAAAAGGTCAATTAGATATTGACAGACCGGTAACAGATTTTTTACCAGAGAGTGATTATCCAGACATCACTATTCGCCAGCTCTTGACTCACGCTACAGACCTTGATCCTTTTATTCCCAATCGTGATCTTTTAACAGCACCTGAATTAAAGGAAGCGATGTTTCATCTTAAGAGACGAAGTCAGCCAGCCTTTCTTTATTCGGATGTCCATTTTTTGCTGTTAGGTTTTATCTTGGAAAGAATCTTTAATCAAGACTTGGATGTGATTTTACAAGAACAAGTCTGGAAACCTTGGGGAATGGCGGATACCCAGTTTGGGCCTGTTGAGCTTGCTGTTCCAACAGTTAGAGGTGTCGAGGCAGGTGTGGTACATGATCCCAAGGCTCGTCTCCTGGGCAGACATGCTGGTAGTGCTGGTTTATTTTCGACTGTAAAGGATCTACAAATCTTTTTAGAACACTATTTATCAGATGATTTTGCAAGAGATTTGAGTCAAAATTTTTCTCCTTTGGATGACAAGGAACGTTCTTTGGCCTGGAATTTGGAAGGAGATTGGCTAGACCATACGGGCTATACAGGTACCTTTATCATGTGGAATCGCCAGAAGCAAGAAGCGGCTATTTTCCTATCGAATCGTACCTATGAAAAGGATGAGAGGGCTCAATGGATTGTAGACCGCAATCAAGTGATGGACTTGATTCGCAAAGAAGAGTAA
- a CDS encoding DMT family transporter encodes MSNSLKGTLLTVVAGIAWGLSGTSGQYLMAHGISALVLTNLRLLIAGGILMVLTYATAKDRMLAFLNDRKSLLSLLIFALIGLFLNQFAYLTAIQETNAGTATVLQYVCPVGILIYSCIKDKVAPTLGEIVSIILAIGGTFLIATHGQLDQLSMTPAGLFWGLFSALTYALYIILPIALIKKWGSSLLIGVGMVIAGLVALPFTGVLQTAIPTSLDFLLAFEGIILIGTVFAYTAFLKGASLIGPVKSSLLASIEPISAVFFAFLIMNEQFYPIDFLGMAMILFAVTLISLKDLVLEK; translated from the coding sequence ATGTCAAACAGTTTAAAAGGGACTCTATTAACAGTTGTGGCTGGGATTGCTTGGGGCTTGTCAGGAACGAGTGGCCAATACCTGATGGCACACGGAATTTCGGCTCTGGTTTTGACCAACTTGCGTCTTTTAATCGCTGGTGGGATTCTCATGGTCTTGACTTATGCTACTGCAAAGGATAGAATGCTGGCCTTTTTAAATGATAGAAAGAGTTTACTGTCTCTTCTCATTTTTGCTCTAATTGGTCTCTTCCTCAATCAATTTGCCTATCTAACTGCTATTCAGGAGACCAATGCAGGAACCGCGACGGTGCTTCAGTATGTTTGTCCTGTCGGGATTTTGATTTATAGCTGTATCAAGGATAAGGTGGCACCGACACTGGGAGAGATAGTTTCCATCATATTAGCCATTGGAGGGACCTTCCTGATTGCAACTCATGGGCAGTTGGACCAGTTATCCATGACACCTGCAGGCCTGTTCTGGGGTCTCTTTTCTGCTCTGACTTACGCACTGTATATCATTTTGCCCATAGCCTTGATTAAGAAGTGGGGGAGCAGTTTGCTCATTGGTGTGGGAATGGTCATAGCAGGTTTAGTCGCCCTTCCTTTTACAGGGGTTCTACAGACTGCTATCCCAACTAGTCTTGATTTTCTCCTTGCATTTGAGGGCATTATCCTTATCGGTACTGTCTTTGCCTATACAGCCTTCTTAAAAGGAGCCAGTCTGATTGGACCGGTCAAGTCAAGCTTGTTGGCTTCTATTGAGCCAATTTCGGCAGTTTTCTTTGCCTTCCTAATTATGAATGAACAATTTTATCCTATTGATTTTCTTGGCATGGCAATGATATTGTTTGCTGTAACTCTGATTTCGTTGAAAGATTTAGTCTTAGAAAAATAA
- a CDS encoding F0F1 ATP synthase subunit delta — translation MDKKTVKVIEKYSMPFVQLVIEKGEEDRIFSDLTQIKQVVEETGLPSFLKQVAVDESDKEKTIAFFQDSVSPLIQNFIQVLAYNHRANLFYDVLVDCLNRLEKETNRFEVTITAAHPLTDEQKSRLLPLIEKKMSLKVRSVKEEIDESLIGGFVIFANHKTIDVSIKQQLKVVKENLK, via the coding sequence ATGGACAAGAAAACAGTAAAGGTAATTGAAAAATACAGCATGCCTTTTGTCCAATTGGTTATAGAAAAAGGAGAAGAAGACCGTATCTTTTCAGACTTGACTCAAATCAAGCAAGTTGTTGAAGAAACAGGTCTGCCTTCTTTTTTAAAACAAGTGGCAGTAGACGAGTCGGATAAGGAAAAAACAATTGCTTTTTTCCAAGACTCTGTGTCACCTTTAATACAAAACTTTATCCAGGTTCTGGCCTATAATCACAGAGCAAATCTTTTTTATGATGTGCTTGTAGATTGCTTGAACCGACTTGAAAAAGAAACAAATCGATTTGAAGTGACGATTACTGCTGCTCATCCTTTAACAGATGAACAAAAGAGTCGCTTGCTCCCTTTGATTGAGAAAAAAATGTCTCTGAAAGTAAGGAGTGTAAAAGAAGAAATCGATGAAAGTCTCATTGGTGGTTTTGTCATTTTTGCCAATCACAAGACAATTGATGTGAGTATTAAACAACAACTTAAAGTTGTTAAAGAAAATTTGAAATAG
- a CDS encoding GntR family transcriptional regulator produces the protein MLPAYMKIHDQIKKDIDEHRWAIGERLPSERDLAEQFEVSRMTLRQAISLLVEEGVLERRVGSGTFVSSTRVQEKMRGTTSFTEIVKSQGKVPSSQLISYRKTIPNEQEVAKLGISPTENIIRMERVRYADQVPLVYEVASIPEKFIKDFKKEEITSHFFQTLQKHGYRIGKSQQTIYARLAKEKIAHYLEVEKGHAILGLTQVSYLEDGTAFEYVKSQYVGERFEFYLENN, from the coding sequence ATGCTACCCGCTTATATGAAAATCCATGATCAGATTAAAAAGGATATTGACGAACATCGTTGGGCCATTGGTGAGAGACTTCCCAGTGAAAGAGATTTAGCAGAGCAGTTTGAGGTCAGTCGCATGACCCTCCGCCAAGCTATTTCCCTCTTGGTCGAAGAAGGAGTTTTAGAGCGCCGTGTAGGAAGTGGCACCTTTGTATCCAGTACACGTGTACAAGAAAAGATGCGAGGGACAACCAGTTTTACTGAAATTGTTAAGTCCCAAGGTAAAGTACCCTCTAGCCAACTCATTTCCTACAGAAAAACCATTCCCAATGAACAGGAAGTTGCCAAGCTAGGAATTTCTCCAACGGAGAATATTATCCGAATGGAACGGGTTCGCTATGCCGACCAAGTTCCTCTAGTTTATGAAGTTGCTTCTATTCCTGAAAAATTCATTAAGGACTTTAAAAAAGAAGAAATCACCAGTCATTTCTTTCAAACTCTGCAAAAACACGGCTACCGTATTGGTAAATCACAGCAGACTATTTATGCTCGTCTTGCTAAGGAAAAAATTGCCCACTATTTGGAAGTTGAAAAAGGACATGCTATTCTAGGTTTGACTCAGGTTTCCTACCTAGAAGATGGTACTGCATTTGAATACGTAAAAAGTCAGTATGTAGGCGAACGCTTTGAATTTTATCTTGAAAATAATTAG
- the atpA gene encoding F0F1 ATP synthase subunit alpha, whose translation MAINAQEISALIKQQIENFKPNFDVTETGVVTYIGDGIARAHGLENAMSGELLIFENGSYGMAQNLESTDVGIIILGDFTDIREGDTIRRTGKIMEVPVGESLIGRVVDPLGRPVDGLGEIHTDKTRPVEAPAPGVMQRKSVSEPLQTGLKAIDALVPIGRGQRELIIGDRQTGKTTIAIDTILNQKGQDMICIYVAIGQKESTVRTQVETLRQYGALDYTIVVTASASQPSPLLFLAPYAGVAMAEEFMYQGKHVLIVYDDLSKQAVAYRELSLLLRRPPGREAFPGDVFYLHSRLLERSAKVSDELGGGSITALPFIETQAGDISAYIATNVISITDGQIFLGDGLFNAGIRPAIDAGSSVSRVGGSAQIKAMKKVAGTLRIDLASYRELEAFTKFGSDLDAATQAKLNRGRRTVEVLKQPVHKPLPVEKQVTILYALTHGFLDTVPVDDIVRFEEEFHAFFDAQHPEILETIRDTKDLPEEAVLDAAITEFLNQSSFQ comes from the coding sequence TTGGCAATTAACGCACAAGAAATCAGCGCTTTAATTAAGCAACAAATTGAAAATTTCAAACCCAATTTTGATGTGACTGAAACAGGTGTTGTAACCTATATCGGGGACGGTATCGCGCGTGCTCACGGCCTTGAAAATGCCATGAGTGGAGAGTTGTTGATTTTTGAAAACGGCTCTTATGGTATGGCTCAAAACTTGGAGTCAACAGACGTTGGTATTATCATCCTAGGTGACTTTACAGATATTCGTGAAGGCGATACAATCCGCCGTACAGGGAAAATCATGGAAGTCCCAGTAGGTGAAAGTCTGATTGGTCGTGTTGTGGATCCGCTTGGTCGTCCGGTTGACGGTCTGGGAGAAATCCATACTGATAAAACTCGTCCAGTAGAAGCGCCAGCTCCTGGTGTTATGCAACGTAAGTCTGTATCAGAACCATTGCAAACTGGTTTGAAAGCTATTGACGCCCTTGTACCGATTGGTCGTGGTCAACGTGAGTTGATTATCGGGGACCGTCAGACAGGGAAAACAACCATTGCGATTGATACAATCTTGAACCAAAAAGGTCAAGATATGATCTGTATCTATGTTGCGATTGGACAAAAAGAATCAACAGTTCGTACGCAAGTAGAAACACTTCGTCAGTACGGTGCCTTGGACTACACAATCGTTGTGACAGCCTCTGCTTCACAACCATCACCATTGCTCTTCCTAGCTCCTTATGCTGGGGTTGCCATGGCGGAAGAATTTATGTACCAAGGCAAGCATGTTTTGATCGTTTATGATGATTTATCAAAACAAGCGGTAGCTTATCGTGAACTGTCTCTCTTGCTTCGTCGTCCTCCAGGTCGTGAAGCCTTCCCAGGGGATGTTTTCTACCTTCACAGCCGTTTGCTTGAGCGCTCAGCTAAAGTTTCTGATGAACTTGGTGGTGGATCAATTACAGCCCTACCATTTATCGAGACACAAGCAGGAGATATCTCTGCCTATATCGCAACCAACGTGATTTCTATCACTGATGGACAAATCTTCCTTGGCGATGGTCTCTTCAATGCGGGTATTCGTCCAGCTATCGATGCGGGTTCATCTGTATCGCGTGTAGGTGGTTCTGCGCAAATCAAAGCTATGAAGAAGGTTGCTGGTACACTTCGTATCGACCTTGCTTCATACCGTGAGTTGGAAGCCTTCACTAAGTTTGGTTCTGACTTGGACGCAGCAACACAGGCTAAGTTGAACCGTGGACGTCGTACCGTTGAGGTCTTGAAACAACCTGTTCACAAACCATTACCTGTTGAGAAACAAGTAACCATTCTTTATGCTTTGACACATGGTTTCTTGGATACTGTTCCAGTAGATGATATTGTTCGTTTCGAGGAAGAGTTCCATGCCTTCTTTGATGCTCAACATCCAGAGATTTTGGAAACCATTCGTGATACAAAAGACTTGCCAGAAGAAGCAGTCTTGGATGCTGCGATTACAGAGTTTCTCAATCAATCTAGCTTCCAATAA
- a CDS encoding F0F1 ATP synthase subunit C: MNLTFFGLCLACMGVSLGEGMLMNGLLKSVARQPDIISELRSLMILGVAFIEGTFFVTLVFSFIIK; encoded by the coding sequence ATGAATTTAACATTTTTCGGTCTATGTCTTGCCTGTATGGGTGTATCTCTTGGTGAAGGTATGTTGATGAACGGTTTGTTGAAATCAGTTGCTCGCCAACCAGATATCATCTCAGAACTACGTAGTTTGATGATCCTAGGGGTTGCCTTTATTGAAGGTACTTTCTTCGTTACTCTTGTCTTTTCATTTATCATCAAATAA
- the guaA gene encoding glutamine-hydrolyzing GMP synthase produces the protein MSNISTDLQDVEKIIVLDYGSQYNQLISRRIREIGVFSELKSHKISAAEVREINPVGIILSGGPNSVYEDGSFDIDPEIFELGIPILGICYGMQLLTHKLGGKVVPAGDAGNREYGQSTLTHTPSALFESTPDEQTVLMSHGDAVTEIPSDFVRTGTSADCPYAAIENPDKHIYGIQFHPEVRHSVYGNDILRNFALNICKAKGDWTMDNFIDMQIQKIRETVGDKRVLLGLSGGVDSSVVGVLLQKAIGDQLICIFVDHGLLRKGEADQVMEMLGGKFGLNIVKADAAKRFLDKLAGVSDPEQKRKIIGNEFVYVFDDEASKLKDVKFLAQGTLYTDVIESGTDTAQTIKSHHNVGGLPEDMQFELIEPLNTLYKDEVRALGTELGMPDHIVWRQPFPGPGLAIRVMGEITEEKLETVRESDAILREEIAKAGLDRDIWQYFTVNTGVRSVGVMGDGRTYDYTIAIRAITSIDGMTADFAKIPWDVLQKISVRIVNEVDHVNRIVYDITSKPPATVEWE, from the coding sequence ATGAGCAACATTTCAACTGATTTGCAAGATGTAGAAAAAATCATCGTATTGGACTATGGTAGCCAATACAACCAGCTGATTTCACGCCGTATCCGTGAGATTGGTGTTTTTTCAGAACTAAAGAGCCATAAAATTTCAGCTGCTGAAGTTCGTGAAATCAATCCTGTAGGAATTATCCTATCAGGTGGTCCAAACTCTGTATACGAAGATGGTTCATTTGATATTGACCCAGAAATCTTCGAACTCGGAATTCCAATTTTGGGAATCTGTTATGGTATGCAGTTATTGACCCATAAACTTGGAGGAAAAGTTGTCCCTGCAGGTGATGCTGGAAATCGTGAATATGGTCAATCAACTCTTACTCACACACCATCAGCTCTTTTTGAATCAACACCAGACGAGCAGACTGTTTTGATGAGCCATGGTGATGCGGTTACTGAGATTCCTTCTGACTTTGTTCGTACTGGAACATCAGCTGACTGCCCTTATGCAGCCATTGAAAACCCAGATAAACACATTTACGGTATCCAATTCCACCCAGAAGTTCGTCATTCTGTATACGGAAATGATATCCTTCGTAACTTTGCTCTTAACATCTGTAAAGCTAAAGGCGACTGGACAATGGATAACTTCATCGATATGCAAATCCAAAAAATCCGTGAAACCGTCGGTGATAAACGTGTCCTTCTTGGTCTATCAGGTGGGGTGGACTCATCTGTCGTTGGAGTTCTTCTCCAAAAGGCTATTGGCGATCAATTGATCTGTATCTTCGTAGACCACGGTCTTCTTCGTAAAGGAGAAGCGGATCAAGTTATGGAAATGCTTGGTGGTAAGTTTGGTTTGAATATCGTCAAAGCAGACGCTGCTAAACGTTTCCTTGATAAACTTGCTGGCGTTTCTGACCCTGAACAAAAACGTAAAATCATCGGTAATGAGTTTGTATATGTATTCGATGACGAAGCAAGCAAGCTCAAAGATGTGAAATTCCTTGCTCAAGGAACTCTTTATACAGACGTTATCGAGTCTGGTACGGATACCGCTCAGACAATCAAGTCACACCACAACGTGGGTGGTCTTCCAGAAGACATGCAGTTTGAACTGATCGAACCATTGAACACTCTCTATAAAGACGAAGTTCGTGCCCTTGGTACAGAGCTTGGTATGCCAGACCATATCGTATGGCGCCAACCATTCCCAGGACCAGGACTTGCTATCCGTGTCATGGGTGAAATCACTGAAGAGAAACTTGAAACCGTTCGTGAATCAGACGCTATCCTTCGTGAGGAAATTGCTAAAGCAGGTCTTGACCGCGATATCTGGCAATACTTCACAGTGAACACAGGCGTTCGTTCAGTCGGTGTTATGGGTGACGGTCGTACATATGACTACACGATTGCAATCCGTGCTATCACCTCTATCGATGGTATGACAGCTGACTTTGCAAAGATTCCTTGGGATGTCCTTCAAAAGATTTCTGTACGTATCGTAAACGAAGTGGACCACGTTAACCGCATCGTCTATGATATTACAAGTAAACCACCTGCAACAGTTGAGTGGGAGTAA
- the atpB gene encoding F0F1 ATP synthase subunit A, whose protein sequence is MEESINPTINIGPVTFNLTIVVLTLLTVALIFGFIYWASRNMTLRPTGKQNVLEYLFDFVVGFTKSNLGPMIKDYSLFYFCLFLFMAIANNIGLMARIQTTDGVNLWTSPTANLSFDLVLSFTIILMTHVEGIRRRGIKKYLKAFVTPGFMTPMNLLEEVTNLLSLALRVFGNIFAGEVMASMLVLLSHQAFYWYPIAFGTNLIWTAFSVFISCVQAYVFTLLSSMYLGNKINDEE, encoded by the coding sequence ATGGAAGAAAGTATTAATCCAACCATCAATATTGGTCCTGTTACCTTTAATTTAACCATAGTAGTTTTGACTTTGTTGACTGTAGCACTTATTTTTGGCTTTATTTATTGGGCGAGTCGCAATATGACTTTGAGACCCACAGGAAAACAAAATGTATTAGAGTATTTATTTGATTTTGTTGTTGGATTTACAAAATCAAACCTTGGTCCAATGATAAAGGATTATTCTCTCTTTTATTTCTGTTTATTCCTATTTATGGCCATTGCAAATAATATTGGCTTAATGGCTAGAATTCAGACTACAGATGGTGTAAATCTTTGGACCTCACCAACAGCAAATTTGTCATTTGACTTGGTCTTGTCTTTTACAATTATCTTAATGACCCACGTAGAAGGAATTCGTCGTCGTGGAATCAAAAAGTATTTAAAAGCATTTGTAACACCAGGTTTTATGACACCAATGAATCTCTTAGAAGAAGTTACCAATCTCCTTTCACTTGCATTGCGGGTCTTTGGTAATATCTTTGCAGGAGAAGTGATGGCAAGTATGTTAGTCCTACTTTCTCATCAGGCCTTCTATTGGTATCCTATTGCTTTTGGAACAAATCTAATCTGGACTGCATTTTCTGTTTTTATTTCTTGTGTACAAGCATATGTATTTACATTGTTATCTTCAATGTACCTAGGAAATAAAATTAATGATGAAGAATAG
- a CDS encoding G5 domain-containing protein, producing MTDTEKAINGVSRTFHTVTYTEVQNKGLVTQKFVNEQGVEIAPSVKSELKEVGSEVSLTHPTDLDFENKRYTFKEQDKQDVTEIVKGETVITYVYKQKYENNLPPVETETKIPITTTYVEDKKIDYGTEIVESNGSEGKIVTTTPKIVNELDGIVTDGKPTEKETPMVPKVVKVGTKPKVVETTTPYTTRYVEDNTKDKDYREVTRTGKAGKTTTTITYTLDPNTGAVTPNEPTTITEEAVEEVITVGTKPKVEAPKVETPKVETPKVETPKVETPKVETPKVETPKVETPKVETPKVETPKVEVPKSKTPTEQSTKETSQIPTSVASKREELPNTGTEDHANLVVLGLLGVLSGFGFLAHKKKEVEK from the coding sequence TTGACAGATACAGAAAAAGCAATCAACGGTGTGTCTCGCACTTTCCATACTGTTACTTATACAGAAGTTCAAAACAAAGGTTTAGTGACTCAGAAGTTTGTAAACGAACAAGGTGTTGAAATTGCACCTAGTGTTAAATCTGAACTTAAAGAAGTAGGTTCTGAGGTATCTTTAACTCATCCGACCGATTTGGACTTTGAGAACAAGCGTTATACCTTTAAAGAACAAGACAAACAAGATGTTACAGAGATTGTGAAAGGTGAAACTGTCATTACCTATGTGTATAAACAGAAGTATGAGAATAACTTACCACCTGTAGAAACAGAAACAAAAATTCCAATTACAACAACTTATGTAGAAGACAAAAAAATCGACTATGGTACGGAAATTGTTGAATCGAACGGTAGCGAAGGTAAAATTGTAACTACAACACCTAAAATTGTGAATGAACTTGATGGTATTGTAACTGACGGTAAGCCGACTGAAAAAGAAACTCCTATGGTACCAAAAGTGGTTAAAGTAGGTACTAAACCTAAAGTTGTAGAAACAACTACTCCATATACAACACGTTATGTAGAAGATAATACAAAAGATAAAGACTATCGAGAAGTAACAAGAACTGGTAAAGCTGGTAAAACAACTACTACAATAACTTATACCTTGGATCCTAATACAGGAGCAGTAACACCGAATGAACCAACCACGATTACTGAAGAAGCAGTAGAAGAAGTTATCACAGTCGGTACGAAACCAAAGGTTGAGGCACCAAAGGTTGAAACGCCAAAAGTTGAAACACCAAAGGTTGAAACACCAAAGGTTGAAACACCAAAGGTTGAAACACCAAAGGTTGAAACACCAAAGGTTGAAACGCCAAAAGTTGAAACACCAAAGGTTGAGACACCAAAGGTAGAAGTACCAAAATCAAAGACACCAACTGAACAATCGACAAAAGAAACTTCACAAATTCCGACTTCTGTAGCAAGTAAGAGAGAGGAATTGCCTAATACAGGTACAGAAGATCATGCTAATCTTGTAGTCTTAGGACTTCTAGGAGTTTTGAGTGGATTTGGATTTCTTGCACACAAGAAAAAAGAAGTGGAGAAATAG